DNA from Podospora pseudopauciseta strain CBS 411.78 chromosome 5 map unlocalized CBS411.78m_5, whole genome shotgun sequence:
GACCAAGCCAGTGTCATATGAGCAAGATCGACTACCTCGTCTGAATGCGACATGTCTTGTAAGCGTAGCGATCAGCACTTCACAAACACCATCATGGAGACGCTTAATTGTCACAGTCACAGCCACCTTCCACTCCTGGAACAATTCCAAGGCAGAAACTTGATATATTAAGGCAACAAACCTGGGAAGCAGAGTCGCGTTCTCCTCGTTTCACCCGAGTCCTAGCCGATATGTCTTGCCCACCACGCACTATCCCGAAAAAcacaacccaaccctcttcatcatcctcggcagTAACTATTCCCCCCTCTCTCGAGCCTCCTCCTTATCCTTATACTCATCGCAAAGCCTCGTCTCCTTCCTTTTAGTGATCTTCCTACACCCAAGCGGCTTGTCGCATTCCTTCGTGCTTTGCCCGATTTTCTTGGTGCAGCCGGAGCAGGTGGTATCTATGATGGTGCacatgatggatgatgcttctttttcttgagTTGGATTGAGtatggtgatgatgaggagaaggctAAACCAGCCTTAGAATAGAGTGAGCCATGTTTAAATATCCATGACCTCACAAGTTGCTTCGTGGCCTCTTTCGTGAACTATCCGTATCAGAAGGACACCAAACGTCATTTCACAACTAGAGGCGTTTGATGCCACTTGTTAACAGGCAGAGCCGATAATATCCAGACAACAGCTCAGACAATGCTTGATCAAGCCATCACACGACTGCGGCTGTCTTCATCGTCTCATCTGCAATCCATCCCGGCGACCAATGCTCCACTCGTTAAGGCGGGAATCAGAGTCTTCCAGGCACCGAACTGGATCCAAGCAACCAAAATCTGCAGCGTTTTAAGTTTTATCAGCGAGGTTTTGTCTGTGTGCCCAGCTCCAGAGCCTCAGGCCGCCGACCAGTTTCTCTGTTGAGTGGAATCGGGCTTCTGGGCCGGAAAGTTCGAAGTATTTGTTAGCGTGCATAGGCCATGCAGAGACAAGTAAAAATCAAGCCTGTTCTGCTCCCGTTGCCATCTCTTCATTTTCATCCTTTCATAATTCACCTCCATCATGTGGTCCAAGTATTTGGATGCAATGCtacgccaacatcaacaacatgtCTCACAACAACTCCACAAAGAGCAATGTCGACAACACATCAGTTATGCCTGACCCGCAGAGTAGAGCACGAGGCGATTCAACATCGTCCGCCGTTGACATGGACTGATACTGCGTGCGGGCAGATTTCATTTACAACAACGCCGCAAACAACGGCACCACTGAGGTTGAAAGACCGAGAACCACAAGGCATGCTCCCCCCGTGGTCAGGGACTGGGTCCCTGATGAGCATATCAGCGCACGGGAGAGATGCGTCTAATCGTAGACATGTACTGATCCAGAGGGCGCGTCTTCCCAAACAGCTGGGTTGTTTCGAGGAAGGGGGTAAGGGTACCTAGAGAGATGGAAATTCCATGTGAACATCAATAACAATCCTGCTGTCCACGACCGCACTATCCCCCACTTTCCTGTCAAAGCCGAAGAGCTCTTCAATCTTTCTCTTTTCGTGTTTTCCACTCCCTCGTTTCCTCCCTCATTATCACACActacccctccaccacaccCATTGATACTTgcttaattttatttttttgttttgctggCCTTCTCTCCATCCTGTCCTTCGACTTTCTCGACTGCCAAGTTCCGACCTGTTCATTTTCATTGATTTCCCACTCGACTCTTCCTTCCACATCCTCGTTACTCCTCGCTCCATTTTCCacctttgttttttttcttcttcgactTTCCTCCCCCCGAGATTTTGGTTTTCCAAGTAGGGGTCGCGCAAGAGATGCTGGGAATAGCCCATGTTTGCGCGCACGGCTCTGGGGGTGTCATGGTAATTTTTAGAGTTACCCTAGGCCGAGCGTGTTTGGTTTTTGGACATTTTGGCTGTCGGTCTGGTTCTGgcttcttttttgtttcgcTGCCGAGCACGTGAGTATGATGGCGTTAACTTTTGGAGGGCTTGAACTGGTCGCTGCCGCCGGTGACTGAGCAGGAATTTTGTCTCTTTGATGTCACATCATGGGGGGACACGGGGGGAGAAGTTGGCATACTAGTGTTGTGGGGAAGTGAAGGCTAACACTGCGGCgcatttttattttttctcttttttttatttaggAATCTTGTTATTTTTCTCAGAACGCTGGGTAACCCCCGATGTTTGAAGAAAAGATCGATGACCACAGCCAAAAAGATATATCACACCATCGTCGGAGAGACTTAGCTGAAACTTGTGTTAACCATCTGGTCAGCTTGCTATTATTCGACCCCATCTCCAAGACGAAAAGGATAgacagtgatgatgatgatgccccATCTCTTgtcccctcaacaccctcccccccgccacACCTTCCTAGCCAATCGTAGCATTCTTGAAAAACAAATTCGACCTCCTATCCCCCGCAACACCGCTCGCGAAGCCCAAAAATAATCTTGTCTGGCCCGCTGCCGTCCGATAGACGGCCATGCCTTCTGCTTCCCTGAAAACAAGACTCTCTCCCGCCTTTGTCAACGTCGGTCCTTGCACCAGCAACCCAGTGTTCATGTCGACAGTTGCCACTTGAGAGTTGACGCCGCCCCCTGTGACGTCGTAGCTGTCGCCCCATAAGAGGTACAAGTGCCTGCCATGCGCGGCGTACCCCTGAAACGCGCCGCCGAGCGTGGTGATTGTTGGGATTTTGAAGTTTACCAAGGGGGACGAAAAGTCGCCTgctgtggcggcggcgagggtgtaGACGGCCATGTGCTTGCCTGATCCGGAGAGGTGATAACGCACTATTAGACGGTTGTTTACTGGGTCGATTGAGCAGGTGAAttcggttgctgctgggatGGGTTTGAATTTTTGGAGGGTGGGACTTGAGGCTGAGAGGGAGGTTCCGGAGGTGAATTTGAAACGGGCTAGGCGGGTGCCGTAGCCGTTGGAGTTGGCGTCAACTTCTGTCCAGAGGTAGGTAGAGGTTCCGACTGCTTGCGCGCCGAAAGACACGCCGTGGCCGAAGCCAGTCAGGTGCATATACCCTACCTGGTTGCCGGAAAAGTCGAGCTGGGTTATGCAGAGGTTGCCGAGGGAGGAGTCGGCGCCGTTGCGGCGCTGGGAGACGAAGAGGCGCGCGTTGGTGTTGTCGAAGGTGAAGGATTGTTGGACGGTGGAGTCGTGGAGGGTTCTGTGGCGGAAGAGGTCGTAGGAAGGTTTGGTGAGGTCGAAacggggggaagaggggagttgggcgagggtgagtgggagggaaagggaaaggaggaggatgagggggtgcATTTTGCTAGTTTGGGAaggcgagggggaggaagagggtgaggagaagagatggaaaagaaaaaggggagacggggtgggtggtgatggatgaggCTGGGTGTTTATGTGTGTATTCAGTGTGGCATCCTGGTGTTATGGGCTTTAGAATACCAATGGCGGCCCGCGCCGAGCTCCAAGGTGAATACCTACGTATGCATGTCACGCCTTACCCCTGGAAGTAAGCTCTACACAACTATTGTCCCGTTGAAACTACGCCATCCTAATGAGGAAGGTTGATATG
Protein-coding regions in this window:
- a CDS encoding uncharacterized protein (COG:S; EggNog:ENOG503PAZF), translating into MHPLILLLSLSLPLTLAQLPSSPRFDLTKPSYDLFRHRTLHDSTVQQSFTFDNTNARLFVSQRRNGADSSLGNLCITQLDFSGNQVGYMHLTGFGHGVSFGAQAVGTSTYLWTEVDANSNGYGTRLARFKFTSGTSLSASSPTLQKFKPIPAATEFTCSIDPVNNRLIVRYHLSGSGKHMAVYTLAAATAGDFSSPLVNFKIPTITTLGGAFQGYAAHGRHLYLLWGDSYDVTGGGVNSQVATVDMNTGLLVQGPTLTKAGESLVFREAEGMAVYRTAAGQTRLFLGFASGVAGDRRSNLFFKNATIG